The Tessaracoccus timonensis sequence GTGGCCGGCCCCAACAGGGACCGGCCACCCACCGCTAGTAGACGAACTCAGAGCTCGTTCGCAGAGCCGCCGGCAGCAGCCAGCTTGTCCTTCGCAGAACCCGAGAACTTGTGGGCAGTCACGTTGAGCTTAACGCTCACTTCGCCCTGCCCGAGCACCTTGACGAGGTGGCCGTCGCGCACCGCGCCAGCTGCCACGAGATCGTCGACGGTCACGTCGCCGCCCTTCGGGAACAGCTCGGCGATGCGGCCGACGTTCACGACCTGGTACTCCACACGGAACGGGTTCTTGAAGCCCTTGAGCTTCGGAATCCGCATGTGCATCGGCATCTGCCCGCCCTCGAAGTTCTCAGGAACGTTCTT is a genomic window containing:
- the rplO gene encoding 50S ribosomal protein L15; amino-acid sequence: MAVKIHHLRPAPGAKTDKTRVGRGEASKGKTAGRGTKGTGARKNVPENFEGGQMPMHMRIPKLKGFKNPFRVEYQVVNVGRIAELFPKGGDVTVDDLVAAGAVRDGHLVKVLGQGEVSVKLNVTAHKFSGSAKDKLAAAGGSANEL